From the genome of Tolypothrix sp. NIES-4075:
GACGTTTGCGGGTAAGTTCTACTAAGCCTAGTTCGGTTAGTTGAGCAATTTGAGGACGAGCTTTGTCTGCTTTGAGAGCTTTGTTAAAATGTTCTAAGACTTGCAATTGATCGCGGCGCGATTCCATATCGATGAAATCGACGACTATCACCCCAGCAACATTTCGCAGACGTAGCTGGCGGGCTATTTCGGTTGCGGCTTCGCAATTCGTCCACAAAACGGTTTCTCTGGCTGTTGCCGATCGCGTAAATGAACCTGAGTTGACATCTATCACCGTTAATGCTTCGGTTGGCTCGATGATGATGTAACCTCCTGAAGGTAAATCTACTCTTGGTTTGAGTGCTTCTCGAATCGCGGCATTAATCCGGAAGTATTCTAATATCCCAGAGCGATCGCGGTGATGGTCAATCAACAATCCTTGTGGTGTCTGCCCACCACTCCAGTTTTGCAAATACTGCTTTACTCGCTTCAAACCAGTACTCGAATCTACCACAATCCGATTCACATCCGCGCCATACATATCTCGCAGCACGCGCTGAATAAAATCATCGTCTCGATTCAGCAATGCTGGTGCGCGGGTAGATTGAGCTTCTTGTTGAATTGCTTCCCACTGCTTTTGCAGCACTTCTAAATCTTCGATAATCGCTTCTTCTGGCTTGCCTTCGGCTTCGGTGCGAACTAACAAACCCATTCCCGCAGGTTTAATCAAAATCGCTAATGCCCGCAAGCGGTTGCGCTCGCTTTCACTTTTAATCCGACGGGATAAATTTACACCTCGTCCATAAGGCATCAGCACTACATACCGTCCGGGCATGGTGATATTACCTGTGAGCCTCGGTCCTTTAGTACCTGTTGGCTCTTTCATTACTTGCACTAACACTTTTTGCTGCGGTGTCAGTAGTTCTGTAATTGCCGCTGCGGTACGCTTCAGCTTTAATGGTCCTAAATCTGTTACATGAATAAAGCCGTTTCGCTCTGGATCTCCTATATTGACAAAAGCCGCATCTATCCCAGGTAATACATTTTCCACTACCCCTAAATAAATATCACCTATTTGGTGATGACCAGTGGCTACTACGAGTTCTTGTATTTGATCTTCGGAAAATACCGCAGCAATCTGATGCTGTTCCGCGATTATAATTTGTTTTGGCATTCAATTTCCT
Proteins encoded in this window:
- a CDS encoding Rne/Rng family ribonuclease encodes the protein MPKQIIIAEQHQIAAVFSEDQIQELVVATGHHQIGDIYLGVVENVLPGIDAAFVNIGDPERNGFIHVTDLGPLKLKRTAAAITELLTPQQKVLVQVMKEPTGTKGPRLTGNITMPGRYVVLMPYGRGVNLSRRIKSESERNRLRALAILIKPAGMGLLVRTEAEGKPEEAIIEDLEVLQKQWEAIQQEAQSTRAPALLNRDDDFIQRVLRDMYGADVNRIVVDSSTGLKRVKQYLQNWSGGQTPQGLLIDHHRDRSGILEYFRINAAIREALKPRVDLPSGGYIIIEPTEALTVIDVNSGSFTRSATARETVLWTNCEAATEIARQLRLRNVAGVIVVDFIDMESRRDQLQVLEHFNKALKADKARPQIAQLTELGLVELTRKRQGQNIYELFGQTCPTCGGLGHIVHLPGETENRLPTPAEVPDRFVSMPHRESRLPATSITERRESYEGFNEGLDADSEFNPMNLNHPSYQEIGDNKRAGGVRRRRRISINGGNGKEEPRVIANPLSFVNDPDLEIDSEPEPPGTPEISLPSINKAPWTDRTERIKITKAEPVKPVVEPPEIVSVEMTPQEQDVFALMGISPLVRLNREVKNPKSVIINVTPPGQTPTTPPEFTSEPSTPERVSTSESTAPERVNIGLTPIKKVEPKVEPELQPEPQPELFTENVTQPSGFAAIVDETEVNSPPVDKRRRRRRGSMDLDA